A stretch of the Capsicum annuum cultivar UCD-10X-F1 chromosome 8, UCD10Xv1.1, whole genome shotgun sequence genome encodes the following:
- the LOC107838868 gene encoding protein TIFY 5A produces the protein MRRNCNLELSLMPPPLPAFSPYESSIEDDKELEKQPQELTIFYNGKFVVSYATELQAKTIIYLASRGIGENTNKIPSPISEPSSPILQPHTCLFMKRSLQRFLQKRKNRIQTVSPYHH, from the exons atgagaagaaattgTAACTTGGAGCTCAGCCTTATGCCTCCTCCTCTTCCTGCATTTTCTCCTTACGAATCCTCAAT AGAGGACGATAAAGAATTAGAGAAGCAACCGCAAGAACTAACGATATTTTACAACGGAAAATTTGTGGTTTCTTATGCTACTGAGCTTCAG GCTAAAACTATAATATATCTTGCAAGTAGAGGAATAGGAGAAAATACAAATAAGATTCCATCGCCAATATCAGAGCCTTCATCACCAATATTACAACCTCACACTTGTCTATTCATGAAGAGATCTCTACAAAGATTTctacaaaagagaaaaaatagaattCAAACAGTTTCTCCATATCATCACTAG